The genomic window GTAATCATACAGGCAAATAAGCAAGATAGAATACGCATAGAATCTCCTTTTATGTGTGGCAATCATAGCTAAAAAGTTTGTCTCATCTGTAAATAATAGCTTAATTCGCTAGAGTCGTATTTATAGAATCTTGTTGCGATAGAGGATACAAAATTCTTGCGCTATGCGGGGAGAACACGAGCCTTTGAGTGTGCTAAATCGCATCGCTCTTGTTTGAATTTCATTATCAAGCTTTATGTTTAGAATCTGTGCTATTAGCTCCAAATACTCTGCGCGAGAAAAAGCATAGAATCCTATACTTAGTCCAAATCTATCACTAAGGGAGAGAATCTCATCTTGTGCGTCATTAAGATGGAGTGTATCCTGCGGGTAAGATTCACTCACTAAATGGCGATAGTTTGAAGTCGTGTATAAAAGCACATTATGCGCTTTATTTTCAAACGAGCCTTCAAGGATACTTTTTAATGACTTGTAGCTATGGTCGTTAGATTCAAAACATAAATCATCGCACACGATGACAAATTTATAGGGC from Helicobacter typhlonius includes these protein-coding regions:
- a CDS encoding DUF815 domain-containing protein; amino-acid sequence: MLPNLFNFCWDSHLACVYRPAFDGFGGYFKPINDFKANITLVGLEKEMLSLSHNTRAFLEDKKASHALLWGARGCGKSSLLKLTLSQFLREDSILRVIELNKESLGILPMVQDCVRDLPYKFVIVCDDLCFESNDHSYKSLKSILEGSFENKAHNVLLYTTSNYRHLVSESYPQDTLHLNDAQDEILSLSDRFGLSIGFYAFSRAEYLELIAQILNIKLDNEIQTRAMRFSTLKGSCSPRIAQEFCILYRNKIL